A single window of Mycobacterium sp. ITM-2016-00318 DNA harbors:
- the mshB gene encoding N-acetyl-1-D-myo-inositol-2-amino-2-deoxy-alpha-D-glucopyranoside deacetylase: MPTETPRLLFVHAHPDDETLTTGATIAHYIAQGADVHVVTCTLGEEGEVIGDKYAQLAVDVADQLGGYRISELTKALNALGVEEPNFLGGPGHWRDSGMEGTASRHRQRFADADMREAVGELVAIIRQVRPHVVVTYDPDGGYGHPDHIQAHRVTTEAVAASAGRDYPGEPWHVPKFYWTVIAKSAMGAALENLDGVPADWVRVTIDMVPFGYPDDKIDAVIDAGEHLPAKIAAMRAHATQVTVAPDGRSFALSNNIALPLAAEEHYILVSGEPGDRDHRGWENDLLAGLTVG; encoded by the coding sequence ATGCCAACCGAAACGCCCCGCCTGCTCTTCGTCCATGCGCATCCGGACGATGAGACGTTGACGACGGGCGCCACCATCGCGCACTACATCGCCCAAGGCGCTGACGTTCACGTCGTCACCTGCACCCTTGGCGAAGAGGGCGAGGTCATCGGCGACAAGTACGCCCAGCTTGCCGTCGACGTCGCAGACCAACTCGGCGGGTATCGCATCAGTGAACTGACCAAAGCACTCAACGCCCTCGGCGTCGAAGAGCCGAATTTCCTTGGCGGGCCCGGTCATTGGCGGGACTCCGGCATGGAAGGCACGGCATCGCGACACCGTCAGCGGTTCGCCGACGCCGACATGCGCGAGGCCGTCGGCGAACTCGTCGCCATCATCCGCCAAGTAAGGCCGCACGTTGTCGTCACCTATGACCCTGACGGCGGCTACGGCCATCCCGACCACATCCAAGCCCACCGTGTCACAACCGAAGCCGTTGCCGCATCAGCAGGACGCGACTATCCGGGCGAGCCGTGGCACGTCCCCAAGTTCTACTGGACCGTCATCGCCAAAAGCGCGATGGGCGCGGCTCTAGAGAACCTCGACGGCGTCCCCGCCGACTGGGTGCGGGTGACCATCGACATGGTCCCGTTCGGCTATCCCGACGACAAGATCGACGCCGTCATCGACGCGGGCGAGCACCTGCCCGCCAAGATCGCTGCGATGCGCGCACACGCCACCCAGGTCACCGTGGCTCCCGACGGCCGCTCTTTCGCGTTGTCCAACAACATCGCGTTGCCCCTCGCGGCCGAAGAGCACTACATCCTCGTCTCCGGAGAGCCCGGCGACCGAGACCACCGCGGCTGGGAAAACGACCTTCTTGCCGGATTGACTGTCGGATAA